The DNA window AACAAAAAAACCATCTATATCAGAGAAACTGTTTAGATGGTTTATTAAGTCTTCTTTATTAGAAAAATAATTATAAAAAGTGGATTTACTGATTTTACACTTTCTTGCAATATTATCTATAGTAATAGCATCTTCGCCATTAATCTCTAGGATTTCTTTTGCACAAGAAAGTATTTTTTGACGATATATCTGGCTTTTGTCCATAACAATCACTCCCATTATTTTGTAATTTATTATTATATTCGCTTCATAAAATGTATTAATTTTATAAAGCAGATATTAATATATACCCCGCCTATTGTGTCATAAGAGTAGTAAATGGATATGTTTGAGATTACCATAGAACTTTTTCCTTATTATAGCATAAAATGTTGACAAAAGTGGAAAATAGTACTACAATAATACGTGGTGTCTAATATAGTAATATTATATGTAAAAACTATTTGTACAATACAATGAAAATATATAAAAAGCTAATTTATCGAAGGATAGAGACGCGAAACCACGGATATGACATGTACGACACTATAATGACTGGGTTGTAAATATGTTTTTCCATGATTTTTTAGCTGTGGTTTTAACAGAACTCACAGCTTTCTTGCATCTATTTAAAAAGGCTGATATTTGTAGAAAAGGTTGTTCTCTTAGCAAGGTGTTAGTTTATCATAATTTCTAAAGGAGAGAATTATAAATGAAATTGACAGTGAGAAAAAAGCTAATATTTGGATTCAGTGCCTTAATTATTTTAATGATTATATTAGGTGGTGTTGGAATATACAGTCTTTCAGTAATTAACAATGAATTAACTGTTTTATATGACATGCACTTAAAAGGCATTGAATATATTAAAGATGCACAAATAAATCTAGCATCCTTGGGAGAGGACAGGGGAATGCTGATATTAGCAGTAGATTCTAAAGGACGGGAAACAGCTGCTAAAAGTATGAAGTCTACATTTGAGGAATTTGAAAAAAACTTAGAGGATTTTAAAAGTACAATAGTAGATGAGGAAGGTAGAAGTATATATTCTGAAATAACAAAACTGTGGGAAATACTAAAGCCTAACGAGGAAAGTGCTATTGCATTAGCTACAAGTGGCAAAATTGAGGAAGCTAATCAACAAACTATGGTAAATCGTCTTAATTCTGAGCAAATAGAAATAAAAATCAATTATCTCGTAAAGCAAAAAAGTGAATTAGCAGAGGCGGCTAATAATGGAAGCGACATGCTATATTCAGAAACATTAGTCATATTGATTATTATAATTGTACTAAGCGTACTAACAGGAATAATAGTCTCTTTATACATATCTAATATAATTTCCAAGCCAATAACAGTAATGGCTGGAGCTACGAAAAAAATAGCTGAAGGTGATATAACAGTACAAGCTATAAAGGTTAAAAATAAAGATGAAATTGGTGAATTAGCAAATTCCTTTAACATAATGACTGATAGGCTAAGAGATATGATAATAAAGATTACAGAAGCTTCTCAAAGTGTTGCCGCCTATAGTCAGGAGTTATCAGCATCATCTGAAGAAACAACAGCTGCTGCCGAGCAAGTATCTAAAACTATACTGGAGCTGTCCAGCGGTGCCGCAGCACAATCCGAAGAATTAGAGGCTACCAGCTCCCATATAGGTCAAATTTCTTCTGCAATACAGCAGGCTGCAGCAAATACAGAATCTGTAACTAATGCAAGTAAGAATGCTTCTGATGCTGCCAACGAAGGAGTAAGAGAGGCAGAAAATGCAGTAAGAAAAATTGATAGAGTAAAGCAGGTTTCCATAGAAAGTGCGAATGTTGTTAATGCCTTAGGAAAAAAATCAGAAGAAATTGGACAGATTGTAGATGTCATTAAGAATATTGCGGATCAAACAAATCTACTAGCTCTTAATGCTGCTATAGAAGCTGCTAGAGCAGGCGAACAGGGAAGGGGATTCGCAGTTGTTGCTGAAGAGGTAAGAAACTTAGCTGAGCAATCTTCTGCTTCGACCCAGAAAATTGAAGGATTAATAAAAGATATTCAGAGCGAGACAAACCGTGCAGTCAATGTTATTGAATCTGGAGGACAAGAAATTCTTGAAGGAGTAGAAGCAGTAAACAAGGCAGGAAATACTTTTAAGTCTATAGTTAAGGAAGTTGAAAACGTGGCAGAACAAATAAATGAAGTGAGTGCAGCTACACAGCAGATAGCTTCTGAAAGCAATGAAATAGTTAAATCGATAGATAGCATTGCAGCTATATCACAACAGACAGCAGCCTCTGGCCAAGAAGTATCTGCGGCTTCTGAAGAACAGACTGCTTCTATGGAGGAAGTAGCAAGCTCTGCACAAGAGCTAGCTCATTTAGCAGAAGAGCTATTGGAAACAGTTTCAAGATTCAAGCATTAAAAATTATAATAACTGAAGGAAGGAGGAAGATATGCTAACGAATCTATGATTAGTAAGTACAGTTTTGTGTTATTTACATGTTAGCAAAATTATAATAATATGATTAGAAAAGCTCGTGATATTATGATAAAAAACTTTATGCTAGTAAATCTTGTTGATAGTATTACATTGATAAACAACATTATATTAGATAAAGGGATACATCATTTTCCAGTGGTGGAAAATGGCAATATTGTTGGAGTAATAACAGATGAGGAATTAATAAAAGCCAATCCTGAAGACATTGCAGCTAATGTGATGATGGGAACATTTTTATATGTAAATTCAGAAGCCTCAATCGAAAATATTAGAGGAATATTTAAAAAAGAAAATCCTGACTTTTTGTTGGTTAAAAATAAAAATAAAATAGAGGGTTTGATTACAGAGGATTTATTAATTGCTAACTCTGACATTTAGATAAAGACGTAGATGTAAAGAAGTATCTTGCATCTACTTTTTTATTTTAAAATTAAGCCATACTATTTTACAAATTATCTTTAAATATTTTAATGCATTTAGTTATTTTTTTTATATTATCTGTAGAAAGCCCATCTACTTCATAAAAGAGCTTTTCTAGTGCGCTAGTCTTATTTGCATAATAAATAGAGTCTTCTTCCTTGATTCTAGACTGTGTTTTTATAGTATTGTTTTTTAACGAATGTCTAATAGTAGTAACACCTAATAAATAATCTATTGAAACATTAAACAATCCTGCAATTTTTAGGATAAGCTCTGGATCATTTGGAAATCTAGTCCCTTTCTCATAATTGCCAACAGATTGTCTACTGATATTTAGCTTTTCGGCCAAGTCATTTTGAGTTAAATTATTTTCTTCTCTAAGAAGTTTCAATCGCTCTGAAAAGTTCATAAAATCACCTCTTAAATATCCTAACATAAAAATATATATACTAATTATTATGCTACAAAAAGGGGAATATTATGATATAATACATACATATGAGTACATATAAAAGAAAAACAGAAAACATTATGCTTAAAAACTTTATAAAGAAACTAGACGATATGATCCCAGAAGAAAGAGAATTATTGACAAGTATTACATATGAAGAGTTAGAAGAGGCATTAGATGAAATAGGTAGAGACATAGTCTATAATTACTTAATATTTGAAAAGGAGGTTAGCTTCGAGGTCTTTTTATCAAATCTAAAAATTTATTTAAGTATCATTAAAAATAGGCTTTAGTAAAAAATCTAAAGGACATAGTTATAATTATTTAATATAAATGCTGCTAAATAAAACTAGTAGCATAAAATAAATCTAGATGCTATTGCAATCATATTTTCATATTTTTTAAATTACGTATAAAAATGAATACTATTGCAAAACTAGGGGAAAAGTCCTATAATTGTCTTGACATAGCTAGTAAAAAAGTCCTAGTTATTAAGTTTTGACATAAGGTACCATAAACATATTTTCCATATGATGAGAGGAAGACAGATATGGCAAAACTCCCATATTTAAAAACAAATAGATATTATAAAAAACGCTTTATTCTATTAATTTTCCTATGGTTTATCTCTCTATTTTTATTATCCATTTACTCTTATCATAGAGTTATTGTAGATGTTAGGAATGAAATAGGAAATAAGGCAATGCTTGTTGCAGGTCGTTATGGAGGAGATGAATTTTCTATTTTACTTCCTGATACTAGCGAGAAAAGGGCAGAGAAAATTGCAAAGCTTATTGTAGATGATATAGCAAAATCAAATGATAGGAGAGAATCCTCTTTAGGTATTGATGGCAGTACAGTAAGCATAGGTGTAGTTAGTCTTGTTCCTGATGAGGAAACTACTATCGAAACCTTGATTAGTTATGCCGACACAGCTTTATACAAGTCGAAAAGACATGGAAGAAATAGAGTATACACATGGAAGAAAAAAGCCTTATCTAAAGATGAACAAACTAGTTAAATATTTCTCCTATATGCAATAAAAGCTAAAGAATTAAATAAGTGCTTTTAAGTGAGTAATACTCAGCTTTAAAAAATAAATAATTTTATGGAACTTTTGCTGAATAACCCCGTCAAATAATCATAAGCAATAAAAAACACAGAAAAGAAGGGAGAATTCAGATGAAAAGATCAACTAAAATTGTAGGAACTCTATCCTTAGCTCTAGTAATGACATCAGCTATTTCACCAATTTATGCTGAAAAGGGGCAGGAGCCTCTTATTATAGAAAGGAGTTCTTCGATTCCTGAACACATGACTATATCCACAAAGGATTCTTGGGAGGATAAAATAAACTATATAAACTTTGAGGGTGTTGTTAAGGAAATTAAAACACAGGAAGGTTACGTATCTGTTTCATTGACAGATGGGAAAGAGGATAAAATTGTAGCAGTATTTAATATATCCGATGAAGCTATGATTGTGGATCAAGCAACAAAAAAAATCATCAAAAGCTCTGAATTAAAAGAGGGTAAAAAGCTTGCTGGCTACTACAGGAAAGATATGCCAATGCTAATGATATACCCACCTATAATTAATCCAGAACTGGTTATTGTAAAGGATGAAGAAGAGAAAGACTTTATTAAGCATTCCAATTTTGATGAAGAACTAATAAGTGCAGATAATTCTCTAAAGCTTAATATTTCAGAAGAAACTGTTATAACAAACCAATATGGAGAAGAGTGTAAGGAAGAAGAGTTATATGATGAGGATTTAGTAGTCTTCTATACAATTACTACTAGAAGTATTCCTGCACAGACAAATCCAAGCAAAATAATTGTGCTTAAGGAACAATCAGAAGAGAATACAGGAAATACAGACGATACTGAAACTGGAGAAGGTAATGTAATAGATGAAATTGCTGAAATGATTAAAGCAGATAGCTATAAAAAAGAAGAAACTGTAATGATTCCTTTGAGAAAAATAGCAGAACATTTAGGATATCAGATTGAATGGAATAACGAAAATAGAAGTATAATTTTAAGTAAAGGCAATGTTTCATTCACAATAGCCATAGGTAAAGAAGATTATGGATACAACAAGAGCTTAAGAAAATTTGAACAAGCACCAGAAATAAATAATGAAAAAACTTACGTTCCACAATCTCTTCTAGACATAATGAAATAATTTAGAAACAATAAAAGTCCCTAGATTTACTGATGTCCCATTTACAAAGTAAATCAAAGGGCTTTTTTTTATGACCTAACCCGATTGTTTCGAATGCTTTTATCGAAAGAATCGTAGGTAGGTCAAATGCAACGAGCACCAACCCTGTTGTAGGTTCATGATAGGAGTGTCCGTTAGGACCAAATTTATGAAGGGTAGCGGGCAAATAAATTTGAGCTGCGAGACATTATTTGTGTCTTTGATTAGGAATTATGACATGACTAATTAAATATAAGTATGATAATATAAGAATTATAATAAAAAGATGAAGTACTATTATATGCCTGTGCTTACTAAATATATTATAACATCTGAAGTCGTAGTTGATGCTAAAATACGAGCAAAAAACTGATGAAATGATGTATTTAGTAATGAAATAATATAGTTATGTATAATATTATCCATAGTATTATACAGCGAGGGGGATTTTGATGGATTTTTTAACAGGCTTTTTAAAGGGAATGGCATTAAGTATAGGAGCTATTGCTCCAGGAGTAAGCGGAGGTACACTTGCAGTAATATTTGGTATATACGAAAGAATTACAGAAGCAATAGCGCATGTGTTTAGGAATTTCAAAAACAATGTAGTATTCTTTTTTCCTATTGCTCTTGGCGGTGGTTTTGGAATTTTAATTTTTAGCAGACTTATAAACTACTTATTTACGGACTATAATATCGAGGTAAAATATCTTTTTATTGGACTTATAATAGGTACATTTCCTTCCCTATTTAAACAGGCTAATAAGCGAGAATTTAAATATACATATTTAATACCATTTATAATAACCTTAGGAATCACCATTATATTTGCATTCTTAGATAATGAGGTGATAAATATAATCCCAAGCCACAATCAGGGAATGTTGCAGCTTCTTATATATGGCTCAATTATAGGCTTTGGTACAATAATACCTGGTATAAGCGCCTCTTTTATCCTAATGTATATGGGAGCATATGAATTAGTACTTGACAGCATAGCAAATATCAATATAGCAAATCTTGTTCCTATGGGTATAGGTTTTGTTTTCAGTATTATTATATTTGCTAAGCTAATCAGCATGTTATTTGAAAAGGCTTATGGGTATACAAATTATGCGGTATTAGGCTTTGCCATAGGTTCAGTAATACCTATATTTCCAGGATTTAATTTTAGCCTTAGATACTTAATAGGTTTAATACTGTTCATAATAGGTCTTTATGTATCTGCATATCTTAGTAGATATGAGAGGGCAAAATAAAAGCTGGATATGGTGTTTAAGATTTCATATAATAGCTTAAAATTCTAATATGTTCTTATAATATGGAATTTTTATAAAAGAATGAAGTGATATAATATGCTTGTATATATAAATAATTATGATAAAAAATACTATCATATTTAGAGGTGACATAATGAAATATAAAGTATTCAATGGCTTCCAGCTTAAAATGATAATGGTTATACTAATGCTATTAGACCATATTGCTCAGTTTATGCCTGACATACCAATCTGGTTTCATTATTTAGGTAGAATTGTGGCACCTATATTCTTTTTTATTCTTGTGGAAGGCTTTATACATACAAGCAATAGAGAGAAATATATGAAGAGGCTATTCATATGGGGGCTTATTATGTTTGGAGGCTCAAGACTTCTAGAATTTATTTTTCCTTATGATAGCTATATACCTAATAATATATTTTTATCATTAGCTTTCTGTTTTGCTCTTTTATATTTTATTGATCTTATTAATAATACCGAAGAAAGCAAAGTTAAATCTAAGCTTACTGTATATGCAATAATAGTCGGCTTTTTAGGATTATTTACAGAGGCTTCTTTTTTAGGTATAGGAATGGTTCTCATATTCTATTACTTCAGAGGAAATAAATTAGCGCTTTCAATGTCTTATATAATTTTATCCAGTATATTCATACTTGGGGATTTCTCCTATGAAAATATATTTTTGATAAATTATCAGTGGATGATGGTATTCTCGCTTCCATTTATTCTTATGTACAATGGGGAGAGAGGAAGGAGTCTAAAATATTTTTTCTATGCTTTTTACCCTGCACATATTTGGATATTATATACTATAGGGTATTTTTTATCTAAATGAAATTAGTTGATTTAAACAATTTACTTTATATTCTGAAGGGAAGTATTGATGATGGACAAGGCTATAAAATTAGAAGAAATAGAATTTCATCTAGATTTTTTCAAAAAAATGTATCCTACAGTAAGAATTGTTGATCCTTGTAAGAAAAAGATAATACAATATTATGATAATCTCACAATAGAATCAGAATCTACTTGTTATGCATATTGGAAAAATAATGCTATTTGTGAAAATTGTATTTCTATGAGAGCTTACTTAAATAAGGACACAGTATTTAAGCTAGAATATGTAAAAGATAAATTTTATATGGTTACAGCAATGCCTATAGAGACAACAGAACGCATAATTGTTTTAGAGCTTCTAAAGGAAGTGACTAGTACTATGTTAATAGATACTGGGGATTATGATAATGTACATGATATCAAGAATTATATAATAAACTTAAATGAGAAGGTAGTAAAGGATAATCTAACTAATCTTTATAATAGAAGATTTATAGATGAAAGACTTCCAGTAGATATCATCAGGAGTACTATTAACAGAACGCCTATATCCATTATTATGACAGATATTGATCAGCTAAAAAAGATTAATGATGTCTATGGACACTTAGAGGGAGATTTAAAGGTAAAGGAGTATGGAAGAATATTATCCAATTCTGTTAGGGGAGACAAGGACTGGGTAGCAAGATTTGGAGGAGATGAATTTTTAATATGCTTAAATAATACAGATAATGAGACTGCTTATAAAATTGCCGAAAGAATAAGAAAAGACATTGAAAATAATATTTTATTAATAGGCAATAATAATATCAAGATTACTGGCTCTTTTGGGATATGTACCATGTATAAAGATAAGCTTACTGCTGAGGAAATGATAAAGATAGCAGATAAAAACCTTTATGAAGCTAAGAACGGTGGAAAAAACAAAGTTTATTAAATAGAATTTAAAAATACACATAAAGATAAAATAGGGATGGTAAAGATGAATACAAAAAAAATTTACAGTTGCGTAGCATTTCTAATGATTTTACTATTATTAGCAGGATGCTCTATTGGAAATAATGACAAAAATTCAGGAGAAAAAGATATGTCTGAAGCAGAAGATAATCATAATCAAGAGGACATTCAGCCTCCTGTAGAAAAGATAGACCCAATAAAAGAGCAAATTAAAGAAATGTCTATTGAAGAGAAGATAGGGCAAATGGTCGTAGTTGGACTTGAAGGCTATACCCTTGATGATAATTCAAGAAAAATGATTGAGGAGTATAAGGTTGGAGGTATTATCATATTTGGCAAGAATGTAGAAAGCTCTAGTCAGCTTTTAAGTCTAGTCAATTCACTGAAGGAAACTAACTCTAAAAATAGAATACCACTATTTATTTCTGTAGATGAAGAAGGTGGAAGAGTTAGCAGAATGCCAAAAGAAATTAAAAAGCTTCCAACAAACAAAAAAATAGGACAGATTAATAATAAAGAGCTTTCCTACGAAATAGGTACAGTATTAGCAGAAGAATTAAAGCTATTTGGATTTAATATGGATTTTGCACCTGTTTTAGATATAAATAGCAATCCTAAAAATCCAGTAATAGGAGATAGATCCTTTGGAACAAATGCAGCCATAGTGAGTGACCTAGGAATACAGACTATGAAAGGCATACAGTCTGAGGAGGTAGTTTCAGTCATAAAGCATTTCCCAGGACATGGAGATACATCAGTTGATTCTCATGTCGGGTTGCCTGCTGTTGACCATGATTTAGAACGGCTAATGAGCTTCGAGCTCATACCATTTAAAGAAGCAATAGATAATGGAGCAGATACAGTTATGGTAGCTCACATACTATTGAAAAAAATAGATCCTGATTATCCATCTTCCTTATCAAAAACTATTATTACAGATATTTTAAGAGAGGATTTAGGATTTAACGGAGTAGTTATATCCGACGACATGACAATGGGAGCTATAGCTGAGAATTATGAAATAGGAGATGCATCCGTAAATGCAATAAACGCAGGAAGTGATATTGTCCTAATAGCCCATGGCTTTGACAATGGAGTATCTGCAATAAATTCTATAAAAGAGGCAGTGACAAATGGAACGATATCAGAGGATAGACTAAATGATAGCGTATATAGAATACTAAGCCTAAAAGAAAAATACAATATGACTGATGAAACTAAAGATACAATTGATACAGAAGATATAAATAATAAATTTAAAGAAATATTAGAATAGGATAGGGAAATGTTTTCTTCCCTGGTCTTGTTCGCAGGACAAGGGGACATCAGACTGTGTGAAAATTCACATTCTATATGTTTTTGTCATTCTGAACGCAGTGAAGAATCTGTATTTGAAGCTATTAGAGACCCATTTGCTTCGCTCAGGGTGACAGTTTACACACAGTCTGACGTTTCACTTGTCTTGTTGTGTAGAAGGATAGAATCCGACTTTTTCTTATACAGCTTATTGCTTAGCTAGAAGAAAAAGTCGGATTTTTAATTATGCTTGACATTTGCCGCATAGTTTTATAAGATAATACATAGATAATCTATGTATAGCATATCTATGTATAGGAGGTGTTATTGTGAAGATAAGTAAGGAGCTATTAAGGGGAAGTACAAGTATATTGATTTTAAGTCTTTTAAACAGACGTTCAATGTATGGATATGAGATGATAAGAGAAATCGAAGACAGATCAGAAAATATTTTTTCTTTTAAGGAGGGTACTCTATATCCATTACTGCACGCCCTTGAGAAAGAAGAGATGATTGAATCCTACTGGGAAGACACGGAAAGCAAAAGAAAGAGAAAATATTATAGGATTACTGATTCTGGCAGGAAGCTGTTAAGTCAAAAGGAAAAAGAATGGAGGACATTTACAAAGGCTGTAGAGCAAGTATTATGGGAGGGACTTATATGGGCTTAGAAGATAATAAAAGAGTAGCTGATTTTCTCACGAAGGTTTGCGGTAAAATCAGAAATAAAAAGCTGCATAATGAAATAAGGCTTGAATTTTTAAATCATATAGAAGAGTTATATGCTGAGAATATACGAAAGGGAATGTCTGAGGATATGGCTATAGAAGAAGCCTTGAGGTATATGGGTGATGGTGACATAGTTGGAAAGAGGCTTAATAAAATACATAGACAGTGGCCAGATTGGGCAATTATTGGAGGAGCAGCCTTATTAGCCGTATTTGGAGTTATACTTATGTATCTGATTGAAGCTAATGGGGCATTGTCTCGAAATAATGGAATATTTAAAGATAGCATATTTCATGTACTTTTAGGATTAGCAACTTTATTAGGACTCAATCTATTTGATTATAGAATATTAAAGAAATATTCTAAATATATCTATGGAGCAACTATTATAGCATGGCTATTTTTCATTAATACAGGAGCTTATGTTAATGGGCAGCTTTATTTTATTGCAGGTAGGTTAAGCTTTATGCCAATGGTAATAGTGCCTTTAATTGTCTCTTTAGCAGGTTTATTTGATGGATGGGATTGGAATGACAAGAAAAGGCTAATAATTGCAGCAGGCTTAGTATTACTTCCTGTATTGCTGTTTTTACGAACATATTCAATGGCATATGTGATAGTTTACTTTGTTTCTGTTCTGTTAATTCTTTTTGCATCTGGATTAAAATTAAAACAAGTTATACCTGTGTTTGTGTTAGCTGGCGTTGTTAGTATATTTTTTCTAGTACAAAGATCATATATTCTTGAGAGAGTACTAACATTTTTGAATCCATGGAATGATCCTAATGGAGCTGGTTGGATACATATCCAAATGGGCAATCTGATAAAATCAGCAGGAATATTTGGAAAGGGGTTTGAGTTTGACCCTATGCTACTTCCTTCTGTTGATACAGATTTTGTGTTTGCTTATGTTATTTATACTTTTGGATGGCTGATAACTGGAATATTAGTAGCTGCCATTGCCTTATTTATAGCTAGAATGATAAAAGGTGTAGGGAAAGTAACCGATAGCTATGGAAAGCTTGTAGCAGTTGGATTCATTGGAATACTTTCAACAAGATTTATCTGGAATATTTTAATGACATTAGGTCTACTGCCTATAACAGGCTTGCCATTCCCTTTTATAAGCTATGGAGGAACTCAGCTTGTTATGGACATGGTTATGGTAGGATATCTGTCTAATATTTATAGAAGAAAAGAAAAGGCATACTCAGAAACAGTAATATAACTAATAAAATAAAAAACTGGTGAATTATATCAAGAATTCTTGGTAATAATCCACCAGTTTTTTATTTTTGTGACTTAGTTCACAGAAATACTTATATTTATAGTATACAATAGGGATAATAAAAATGAAAATCATTATCAATAGGGAAGAAAGATATATATGAACAACAACCAACTGCTTAAAATAGAAAACCTAGTAGCATCTGCAGAGGAAAAGACTATATTAAAAGGATTAAACTTAGAAGTAAATAAAGGGGAAATCCATGTGGTTATGGGGCCAAATGGAGCAGGCAAGTCTACATTAGGAAATGTTCTAATGGGTCATCCTCATGGAAAGAGCAGAGCAAGATTATGCAAAATATCTTACTGTGAATGAAAGCCATGGCTTAGGTCTGGATAAAAATACTGCAAAGATTTTAGTGGTGGAATCCTCCTTTGAGTCGATACTAGAGCTTCTGCCTGACAAAAAAGCAAAAGAAAAAGTATTAGAATACGTCAGATATGCACTGGGAGGAATCCGAGTTGAAAGATTATAAGAAGGGCTTCAAAATTCTAAAAAAAGAAGTAAAGGAAAGCTCTATAGTTTATTTAGACAATGGAGCAACCACACAAAAAACCTATTAAGGTTACGGAAGGAATTCAAGAATATAACAATAATTATAATGGAAGTCCCCATAGAGGAGCACATTATTTAAGTATCAAGGCAACAGAAATTTATGAAGGTGCAAGGAAAAAGGCAGCAGATTTTATAGGAGCTAAGAGCTCAAAGGAAGTCATATTTACCAAAAACACTACAGAGGGTTTAAATTTTTTAGCTTACTCATATGGAGTGAGTAGATTAAAAGAAGGGGACGAGATTCTCTTGTCTATTGCAAATCATCACAGCAATATAGTGCCTTGGCAGATGGTAGCCAGAAGAACTGGGGCAAAGCTAGTTTATCTAATGTGTGATAAAAACGGTCAGATTACGAAAGAAGATATTGAAAATAAAATAAACAAAAATACTAAAATAATCAGCATATCTCACGTAAGCAATGTGTTTGGAGTAATACATCCAATAGAGTATATAGTTAAAAAAGGGCGAGAAAATCAAGCTACTATCATAATAGATGGAGCTCAAAGTGTACCGCATTTAGAGACAAATGTAAATGAATTGGATGCTGACTTTTTAGTGCTTTCTGGACATAAAATGCTGGCATCCATGGGTGTAGGAGTTTTATATGGTAAGCTTGATAAATTAAATGAACTAGAACCATTTTTATATGGGGGAGATATGATAGAATACGTTGATTTGTACGAAACAAGCTATGGCGAAATACCCTATAGATTTGAAGCAGGTACTCAAAATGTAGAGGGAGCCTTATCCCTTTCAATTGCTATAGATTATATACAAAGTATTGGCATAAAGAAAATTGAGAAAATAGTAAAGGAACTGCTGAAACACACATTGGATAAATTAAAGGATAAGGATTTCATTGAAATGCATGGAGGAAATGACATAGATCATAGAACAGGAATAGTATCCTTTAATGTGAAAGATGTGCATCCACATGATGTAGCGTCTATATTAGATAATTACAATATTGCAATAAGAGCAGGACATCATTGTGCCCAGCCGTTTATGAAATATATGGGTTTAAGCTCTTCCTGCAGAGCAAGTTTTTACTTCT is part of the Proteiniborus sp. MB09-C3 genome and encodes:
- a CDS encoding methyl-accepting chemotaxis protein, with the protein product MKLTVRKKLIFGFSALIILMIILGGVGIYSLSVINNELTVLYDMHLKGIEYIKDAQINLASLGEDRGMLILAVDSKGRETAAKSMKSTFEEFEKNLEDFKSTIVDEEGRSIYSEITKLWEILKPNEESAIALATSGKIEEANQQTMVNRLNSEQIEIKINYLVKQKSELAEAANNGSDMLYSETLVILIIIIVLSVLTGIIVSLYISNIISKPITVMAGATKKIAEGDITVQAIKVKNKDEIGELANSFNIMTDRLRDMIIKITEASQSVAAYSQELSASSEETTAAAEQVSKTILELSSGAAAQSEELEATSSHIGQISSAIQQAAANTESVTNASKNASDAANEGVREAENAVRKIDRVKQVSIESANVVNALGKKSEEIGQIVDVIKNIADQTNLLALNAAIEAARAGEQGRGFAVVAEEVRNLAEQSSASTQKIEGLIKDIQSETNRAVNVIESGGQEILEGVEAVNKAGNTFKSIVKEVENVAEQINEVSAATQQIASESNEIVKSIDSIAAISQQTAASGQEVSAASEEQTASMEEVASSAQELAHLAEELLETVSRFKH
- a CDS encoding CBS domain-containing protein, with translation MIKNFMLVNLVDSITLINNIILDKGIHHFPVVENGNIVGVITDEELIKANPEDIAANVMMGTFLYVNSEASIENIRGIFKKENPDFLLVKNKNKIEGLITEDLLIANSDI
- a CDS encoding helix-turn-helix transcriptional regulator, with the protein product MNFSERLKLLREENNLTQNDLAEKLNISRQSVGNYEKGTRFPNDPELILKIAGLFNVSIDYLLGVTTIRHSLKNNTIKTQSRIKEEDSIYYANKTSALEKLFYEVDGLSTDNIKKITKCIKIFKDNL
- a CDS encoding GGDEF domain-containing protein, whose product is MAKLPYLKTNRYYKKRFILLIFLWFISLFLLSIYSYHRVIVDVRNEIGNKAMLVAGRYGGDEFSILLPDTSEKRAEKIAKLIVDDIAKSNDRRESSLGIDGSTVSIGVVSLVPDEETTIETLISYADTALYKSKRHGRNRVYTWKKKALSKDEQTS
- a CDS encoding copper amine oxidase N-terminal domain-containing protein, with translation MKRSTKIVGTLSLALVMTSAISPIYAEKGQEPLIIERSSSIPEHMTISTKDSWEDKINYINFEGVVKEIKTQEGYVSVSLTDGKEDKIVAVFNISDEAMIVDQATKKIIKSSELKEGKKLAGYYRKDMPMLMIYPPIINPELVIVKDEEEKDFIKHSNFDEELISADNSLKLNISEETVITNQYGEECKEEELYDEDLVVFYTITTRSIPAQTNPSKIIVLKEQSEENTGNTDDTETGEGNVIDEIAEMIKADSYKKEETVMIPLRKIAEHLGYQIEWNNENRSIILSKGNVSFTIAIGKEDYGYNKSLRKFEQAPEINNEKTYVPQSLLDIMK
- a CDS encoding DUF368 domain-containing protein; the encoded protein is MDFLTGFLKGMALSIGAIAPGVSGGTLAVIFGIYERITEAIAHVFRNFKNNVVFFFPIALGGGFGILIFSRLINYLFTDYNIEVKYLFIGLIIGTFPSLFKQANKREFKYTYLIPFIITLGITIIFAFLDNEVINIIPSHNQGMLQLLIYGSIIGFGTIIPGISASFILMYMGAYELVLDSIANINIANLVPMGIGFVFSIIIFAKLISMLFEKAYGYTNYAVLGFAIGSVIPIFPGFNFSLRYLIGLILFIIGLYVSAYLSRYERAK
- a CDS encoding TraX family protein — its product is MKYKVFNGFQLKMIMVILMLLDHIAQFMPDIPIWFHYLGRIVAPIFFFILVEGFIHTSNREKYMKRLFIWGLIMFGGSRLLEFIFPYDSYIPNNIFLSLAFCFALLYFIDLINNTEESKVKSKLTVYAIIVGFLGLFTEASFLGIGMVLIFYYFRGNKLALSMSYIILSSIFILGDFSYENIFLINYQWMMVFSLPFILMYNGERGRSLKYFFYAFYPAHIWILYTIGYFLSK
- a CDS encoding GGDEF domain-containing protein — encoded protein: MDKAIKLEEIEFHLDFFKKMYPTVRIVDPCKKKIIQYYDNLTIESESTCYAYWKNNAICENCISMRAYLNKDTVFKLEYVKDKFYMVTAMPIETTERIIVLELLKEVTSTMLIDTGDYDNVHDIKNYIINLNEKVVKDNLTNLYNRRFIDERLPVDIIRSTINRTPISIIMTDIDQLKKINDVYGHLEGDLKVKEYGRILSNSVRGDKDWVARFGGDEFLICLNNTDNETAYKIAERIRKDIENNILLIGNNNIKITGSFGICTMYKDKLTAEEMIKIADKNLYEAKNGGKNKVY